The Seleniivibrio woodruffii genome contains a region encoding:
- a CDS encoding O-methyltransferase yields the protein MYPHLHEEAVTFQTPSVEPDVGEFLETFTKALRPKSILEIGCGIGVSSYYMASGSGGAKMTCLDRNEMRLEQARRICAKFPDTTFINADGVEFMKNCTETYDMIFIDSMKRQYPIAYYYAEKLLNDGGFIVLDDMFMYGHIFDEDCEIPKRYIGATTALRELIAHIKNTTVCSVLPLTGGVVVAAKRK from the coding sequence ATGTATCCACACCTGCACGAAGAGGCGGTGACCTTCCAGACACCGTCCGTTGAGCCTGACGTAGGCGAATTTCTGGAAACTTTTACAAAGGCTTTAAGACCCAAAAGCATATTGGAGATAGGCTGCGGAATAGGCGTTTCAAGCTATTATATGGCATCAGGTTCAGGCGGGGCGAAGATGACCTGTCTGGACAGAAACGAGATGCGGCTGGAACAGGCAAGAAGAATCTGCGCAAAATTTCCCGACACAACGTTCATAAACGCCGACGGCGTTGAGTTTATGAAAAACTGCACCGAAACCTATGACATGATATTCATAGACTCCATGAAAAGGCAGTACCCCATCGCATATTACTATGCGGAAAAACTGCTGAACGACGGCGGTTTCATCGTTCTGGACGATATGTTCATGTACGGTCACATATTTGACGAGGACTGCGAGATACCGAAAAGATATATCGGGGCGACAACGGCTCTCAGGGAGCTTATCGCCCATATCAAAAATACAACAGTGTGCAGTGTTCTGCCGCT
- a CDS encoding MotE family protein, producing the protein MNKIIITAVIAAAFVLPVHGENLADLQAISKQLDVRKKELDNREKAVRQKEDRLKALEDNLIQKEIDIRKMQEAVNARLKEIKVQEDANLDKLAKDYNSAKAKSAAQVIVKMDLDKAVQLFQRLPSMTAGKILSAMGTLDPAFAAKISEKLTPEKIQGVQN; encoded by the coding sequence ATGAATAAGATTATCATTACAGCTGTTATAGCGGCGGCGTTCGTGCTGCCTGTCCACGGGGAAAATCTGGCGGATCTGCAGGCCATTTCCAAACAGCTGGACGTCAGAAAGAAAGAACTGGACAACAGAGAGAAGGCCGTCCGCCAGAAAGAGGACAGGCTGAAAGCTCTGGAGGACAACCTCATCCAGAAAGAGATAGACATCCGCAAGATGCAGGAGGCGGTCAACGCCCGCCTGAAAGAGATTAAGGTTCAGGAGGATGCAAATCTGGACAAGCTGGCCAAGGACTACAACTCGGCCAAAGCCAAGAGTGCGGCTCAGGTGATCGTTAAGATGGATCTGGACAAGGCCGTTCAGCTGTTTCAGCGACTTCCCTCCATGACCGCCGGAAAGATTCTTTCGGCCATGGGAACCCTCGACCCCGCCTTTGCGGCAAAAATATCGGAAAAACTGACACCCGAAAAAATTCAGGGCGTGCAGAACTGA
- a CDS encoding flagellar export protein FliJ translates to MKRQFRLQKVLEYRERVVEIEKGKLSVLNTRLLENRNRIMAVQAEIETKIAESDSANSAMRVLFEKYIKKLNEDKQQLIKVKRQIETGIEIQKKKVLESIERHKVMEKLKDKHIENFRAFLNKEEMKLIDELAISRSGRSDE, encoded by the coding sequence ATGAAGCGGCAGTTCAGACTACAGAAAGTCCTTGAATACAGAGAGCGGGTTGTCGAGATAGAAAAGGGCAAGCTCTCGGTGCTTAACACCAGACTTCTGGAAAACAGAAACCGCATTATGGCTGTTCAGGCTGAGATTGAGACCAAAATTGCCGAAAGCGACAGCGCAAACTCCGCAATGCGGGTTCTTTTCGAAAAATACATTAAAAAACTGAACGAAGACAAACAGCAGCTCATCAAGGTTAAAAGGCAGATTGAGACCGGAATCGAAATTCAGAAGAAGAAGGTTCTGGAATCCATCGAGCGTCACAAGGTGATGGAGAAGCTGAAAGACAAGCATATCGAAAATTTCAGAGCGTTTCTGAACAAAGAGGAGATGAAGCTCATCGACGAGCTGGCAATCTCAAGGAGCGGGAGATCAGATGAATAA
- the fliI gene encoding flagellar protein export ATPase FliI, with the protein MKNLARLKAVDHKPSVQIKGRVTKIVGLTIEADGPLLGIGTRCRIEGYGGNEILAEIVGFKDDRIVLMPYGESEGIAPGAPVTNESYGNTVKVCDGLLGRVLDGLGNPLDGKGPIRDFDLINVYNSPPQALEREIIKDPIATGIKAIDNLITVGMGQRVGIFAGSGVGKSVTLGMIARNTNADVNVIALIGERGREVREFIERDLGEEGLKRSVVVVATSDQSALVRKLGAFVGTAIAEYFRNKGLNVMLMMDSVTRFAMAQREIGLTVGEPPTTKGYTPSVFGLLPKLLERAGTQKGPGSITGLYTVLVEADDMNDPIGDTVRSIIDGHIVLSRALAGKNHYPAIDVLNSASRLMKEIVTDRQYDNAGRFRDLLATYNEAEDLVNIGAYVKGSNPKIDESISKINDINGFLRQRINESFTLDESAGMIDKIVGIS; encoded by the coding sequence ATGAAGAATTTGGCACGCCTGAAGGCAGTTGACCATAAGCCCTCGGTTCAGATCAAGGGCAGGGTAACAAAGATTGTCGGACTCACAATAGAGGCTGACGGCCCTCTGCTGGGTATCGGTACGAGATGCCGAATCGAAGGATACGGCGGAAACGAGATCCTGGCGGAGATAGTGGGTTTTAAGGACGACAGGATAGTGCTTATGCCCTATGGGGAGAGCGAGGGGATCGCACCCGGCGCACCCGTCACAAACGAATCATACGGAAACACGGTCAAGGTGTGCGACGGTCTGCTGGGCAGAGTGCTCGACGGACTGGGAAACCCGCTGGACGGCAAAGGCCCCATACGGGATTTCGACCTCATCAACGTGTATAACAGCCCCCCGCAGGCTCTCGAACGAGAGATAATAAAGGACCCGATCGCAACAGGCATAAAGGCCATCGACAACCTTATCACTGTGGGCATGGGACAGAGGGTCGGTATTTTTGCGGGTTCCGGCGTGGGTAAATCCGTCACTCTGGGTATGATAGCCAGAAACACAAACGCAGACGTAAACGTTATCGCCCTAATAGGCGAGCGTGGACGTGAGGTGCGTGAGTTCATAGAGAGAGATCTGGGCGAAGAGGGGCTTAAGCGCAGCGTGGTGGTGGTTGCAACCTCCGACCAGTCGGCTCTGGTGCGAAAACTCGGTGCGTTCGTGGGAACGGCCATAGCCGAGTATTTCCGCAACAAAGGGCTTAATGTAATGCTTATGATGGACTCTGTAACCCGTTTTGCCATGGCGCAGAGGGAGATAGGTCTGACTGTCGGCGAACCGCCCACCACAAAAGGTTACACGCCTTCGGTTTTCGGTCTGTTGCCGAAACTTCTTGAAAGGGCAGGCACACAGAAGGGTCCCGGCTCAATAACAGGGCTTTACACTGTTCTGGTTGAGGCGGACGACATGAACGACCCCATAGGTGATACCGTCCGTTCAATCATCGACGGACACATTGTGCTCTCAAGGGCACTGGCGGGGAAAAACCATTATCCCGCAATAGACGTTCTCAACAGCGCAAGCCGACTCATGAAAGAGATAGTCACCGACAGGCAGTATGACAACGCCGGCCGTTTCCGTGACCTTCTGGCCACATATAACGAGGCGGAAGACCTTGTTAACATCGGCGCATACGTTAAAGGCAGCAACCCGAAGATTGACGAATCCATTTCGAAGATAAACGATATTAACGGATTTTTAAGGCAGAGGATAAACGAATCCTTCACTCTGGATGAGAGTGCGGGCATGATAGATAAAATAGTCGGCATCTCATGA
- a CDS encoding FliH/SctL family protein, with translation MSRIIKDSKLNPKKLRSFDFTVYEEVERGQRPFDLIKVGEMDYVPGETQMKVASFDEEVELHRAVVVQDAGAVRPKKFVPESFDSAPKELIVHSEEAVQTEADAEPEKPSITEEELEAIRREAYQKGMADGMNRGLVEGEQKAKKAYDAEQADYLAKLQATYNEVIAQAAVFRSAVDQLDAQLPDIVTSMVTDIIGTERKINNDLVVSVTRKSLDSLRDMEKIVFLVNPDDVATMSVVFPDYETQPDRNVAKGSLKVQTNVGELNFCIERMLDEFAERIHEEFGTPEGS, from the coding sequence ATGTCCAGAATCATTAAAGACAGCAAACTGAATCCTAAAAAACTGCGCAGTTTCGACTTCACCGTGTATGAAGAGGTGGAGCGAGGTCAGCGTCCTTTCGACCTTATTAAGGTCGGCGAGATGGACTATGTCCCCGGCGAAACTCAGATGAAGGTCGCCAGTTTTGATGAGGAAGTTGAACTGCACAGAGCCGTTGTGGTTCAGGATGCGGGGGCTGTCCGCCCTAAGAAATTTGTCCCCGAATCATTCGACAGCGCTCCGAAAGAGCTTATCGTTCATTCCGAAGAGGCCGTTCAGACGGAGGCCGATGCGGAACCGGAAAAGCCATCCATCACCGAAGAGGAACTGGAAGCCATCCGCAGGGAGGCATATCAGAAGGGTATGGCCGACGGAATGAACAGAGGACTTGTTGAGGGCGAACAAAAGGCCAAAAAAGCCTATGATGCCGAACAGGCGGATTATCTGGCCAAACTTCAGGCCACTTACAACGAAGTTATAGCTCAGGCGGCGGTTTTCAGAAGTGCCGTTGATCAGCTGGATGCCCAGCTGCCCGATATAGTCACGTCTATGGTGACGGATATCATCGGAACCGAGCGCAAGATAAACAATGACCTTGTGGTGTCGGTTACCAGAAAGAGTCTCGATTCCCTGCGGGATATGGAGAAGATAGTTTTTCTGGTGAATCCGGACGACGTTGCCACCATGTCTGTGGTATTCCCCGATTACGAAACCCAGCCCGACAGAAATGTCGCAAAGGGAAGTCTTAAAGTGCAGACAAATGTCGGAGAGCTGAATTTCTGTATTGAAAGGATGCTGGACGAATTTGCGGAAAGGATACATGAAGAATTTGGCACGCCTGAAGGCAGTTGA
- the fliG gene encoding flagellar motor switch protein FliG, protein MMSDEGLKRAAAIMIALGEEITAPVLAFLDEDEVAELSKEIATTRVVSPEKMDEYIEDFYNMMLAKKFIAKGGLEYAKSVLVKSLGPERARKIIDRLTKMLEQSSGFDFLAKIDPKQLAKFIQTEHPQTIALILAHLDPSQAAESLAQLPEDMKADITLRISNLQDISPSVVKTLARVLEERFESLSSYNVEVGGVKSVAEIFNRMDRTTSKNTLEKLEKESPELVAAIRDMMFVFEDIKTLNDVALQEILKKADKKALTMALKGTDEEMQERFFKNMSKRAVETMKEEMEYMGPVKLKEVEKAQHEIVSIVRELEEEGIVSIGGGDEDQYV, encoded by the coding sequence ATGATGTCTGACGAGGGACTTAAAAGAGCCGCAGCGATAATGATTGCTCTGGGAGAAGAGATTACGGCTCCCGTTCTGGCATTTCTTGACGAGGACGAGGTGGCGGAACTTTCAAAAGAGATAGCCACCACCAGAGTTGTGTCTCCTGAAAAGATGGACGAGTACATCGAAGATTTTTACAACATGATGCTCGCCAAAAAATTCATCGCAAAGGGCGGTCTTGAATATGCCAAGAGCGTTCTGGTGAAGTCTCTGGGGCCTGAGCGTGCCAGAAAGATCATCGACAGACTTACAAAAATGCTGGAGCAGTCTTCGGGCTTCGACTTTCTTGCGAAGATCGACCCGAAACAGCTTGCAAAATTCATACAGACCGAACATCCCCAGACCATCGCACTGATCCTTGCCCACCTCGACCCGTCGCAGGCGGCGGAGTCGCTGGCACAGCTTCCCGAAGATATGAAGGCGGACATTACCCTGCGTATTTCAAATCTTCAGGATATCTCGCCTTCGGTGGTAAAGACCCTTGCAAGGGTTCTGGAGGAGAGGTTCGAATCCCTTTCGTCTTACAACGTTGAGGTGGGCGGCGTAAAATCCGTTGCGGAGATATTCAACCGTATGGACAGAACCACCAGCAAAAACACTCTGGAAAAACTGGAAAAGGAGAGTCCGGAGCTTGTTGCTGCCATCAGGGATATGATGTTCGTTTTCGAGGACATCAAAACTCTCAACGACGTTGCACTTCAGGAGATCCTGAAAAAAGCCGACAAAAAAGCCCTCACAATGGCTCTCAAAGGTACGGACGAGGAGATGCAGGAGCGTTTCTTCAAAAATATGTCCAAACGTGCAGTTGAGACCATGAAAGAGGAGATGGAATATATGGGCCCCGTCAAGCTGAAAGAGGTGGAGAAAGCTCAGCACGAGATAGTCTCCATTGTCCGTGAGCTTGAGGAAGAGGGCATCGTCAGCATCGGCGGCGGTGACGAAGACCAGTACGTTTAA
- the fliF gene encoding flagellar basal-body MS-ring/collar protein FliF, with product MALGDMVSQFQETFKKLTLLQKASVAAAVAAVVISVIVIVYWANRPTYKVLFAGLSQEDAASVVDNLKGSKIPYKIEENGGKITIPEQYVYETRLNLAKEGIPTGGGAGLELFDKSSFGMTEFMQNINYQRALQGELARTISSIKEVAEARVHLTLPKDRLFISDEEDAKASVVLRLRNNENLGREEVKAIASLVSGAVKGLKPENVQIVDTSGRLLSEFLTDSAEPLMLTQTQLEYQRKVEKDLENKVNEILGRTLGVGSAVAKVTADIDFAKRDVTKEEFDPNPVLRSQQSMEINSSNSPQTPEGVPGVQSNLAEPEITPAGQNQEYTKSEETQNFEVGKTVTVEQKPYGTINRITVAVVVDDKKEPGKDDKGADILVGKPRTAAEIQSIKNLVSMAVGFNAERKDQIEVTNISFDTTAKDQEDTELKREKTMELVTMLSKYALAFVIVLLFYFLVIRRILKKMDKPVTVHEDGSITYGDLGRDDVGLELNMNDRYPKSLEELEREIENELNEGAPLDVETVKSKVMLKKIEEFASDDPEAMANLVKTLLKGD from the coding sequence ATGGCTCTTGGGGACATGGTTTCCCAGTTTCAGGAAACTTTTAAAAAACTGACTCTTCTTCAGAAAGCATCTGTTGCGGCTGCGGTTGCGGCGGTTGTTATTTCTGTCATCGTAATTGTCTACTGGGCTAACCGCCCGACATACAAGGTACTTTTCGCAGGTCTCAGTCAGGAGGATGCGGCTTCTGTCGTTGACAACCTGAAAGGCAGCAAGATCCCCTACAAAATAGAGGAGAACGGCGGAAAGATAACCATTCCGGAACAATACGTTTATGAAACAAGGCTGAACCTTGCCAAAGAGGGGATACCCACAGGCGGCGGCGCAGGTCTTGAACTTTTCGACAAATCATCATTCGGCATGACAGAGTTCATGCAGAACATCAACTATCAGCGTGCACTTCAGGGCGAACTTGCCAGAACCATCTCCTCAATAAAAGAGGTGGCCGAGGCCAGAGTCCACCTGACACTTCCCAAAGACAGACTTTTCATCTCCGATGAGGAGGATGCAAAAGCATCTGTCGTCCTGCGCCTCAGAAACAATGAAAACCTCGGCAGGGAAGAGGTCAAAGCCATTGCTTCTTTAGTTTCGGGAGCCGTTAAAGGGCTTAAGCCTGAGAATGTCCAGATAGTCGACACCTCCGGCAGGCTCTTAAGCGAGTTCCTGACGGATTCCGCCGAACCGCTTATGCTCACCCAGACACAGCTTGAGTATCAGCGCAAGGTTGAAAAGGATCTTGAGAACAAGGTGAACGAGATCCTCGGCAGAACTCTGGGAGTGGGAAGCGCAGTTGCGAAAGTCACCGCTGACATCGACTTTGCCAAAAGGGACGTGACCAAAGAGGAGTTCGACCCGAACCCCGTTCTCCGTTCTCAGCAGTCGATGGAGATAAACAGTTCAAACAGCCCCCAGACACCCGAAGGCGTTCCCGGTGTTCAGAGCAACCTTGCCGAACCGGAGATAACCCCCGCAGGGCAGAATCAGGAATATACCAAGAGCGAAGAGACACAGAACTTTGAAGTGGGCAAGACCGTTACGGTCGAGCAGAAGCCCTATGGAACCATAAACAGGATAACCGTTGCCGTTGTTGTCGACGACAAGAAAGAACCGGGCAAGGACGACAAGGGTGCCGACATTCTGGTGGGAAAACCCAGAACAGCCGCCGAGATACAGTCCATCAAAAACCTTGTTTCAATGGCGGTTGGTTTCAACGCAGAGAGAAAAGACCAGATAGAGGTGACCAACATCTCCTTTGACACCACGGCAAAGGATCAGGAGGACACCGAGCTTAAGCGGGAGAAGACTATGGAGCTTGTCACCATGCTTTCCAAATATGCTCTGGCGTTTGTGATAGTTCTTCTGTTCTATTTCCTCGTTATCCGCAGGATCCTCAAGAAGATGGACAAACCTGTCACGGTTCACGAGGACGGCTCCATCACCTACGGCGATCTGGGGCGTGACGATGTCGGACTTGAACTTAACATGAACGACAGATATCCCAAGTCACTGGAAGAGCTTGAAAGAGAGATTGAGAACGAGCTGAACGAGGGTGCGCCGCTTGATGTTGAAACGGTCAAATCCAAAGTCATGCTTAAGAAGATAGAGGAATTTGCCTCCGACGATCCCGAAGCCATGGCAAACCTTGTGAAAACACTTTTGAAAGGAGACTAG
- the fliE gene encoding flagellar hook-basal body complex protein FliE, with product MSEINKLNFLLPNRLETATSSQAEKSEDKVDFSALLKDALKDVNNAQLTADDAVQKMLSGENKDIHSTMIALQKADVSLKMMLEVRNKIMDAYQEILRTQV from the coding sequence ATGTCCGAGATTAACAAGTTGAATTTTTTACTGCCCAACAGACTGGAGACAGCTACTTCATCTCAGGCCGAAAAGTCTGAAGACAAAGTGGATTTCTCTGCGCTGCTCAAAGACGCCCTTAAAGACGTTAACAATGCACAGCTGACAGCTGACGACGCAGTGCAGAAGATGCTGAGCGGAGAGAACAAAGACATACATTCAACCATGATCGCCCTGCAAAAAGCAGACGTATCTCTTAAAATGATGCTTGAAGTCCGTAACAAAATTATGGACGCATATCAGGAGATACTCCGCACTCAAGTTTAA
- the flgC gene encoding flagellar basal body rod protein FlgC, which produces MSFFNIMGVSATGMSAQRIRISTISANLANAQTTKTAEGGPYKRKDVVFQTLMEGENRGGVKVDRVVTDQKAPLLKYEPEHPDANEEGYVAYPNVNPIEEMVNMLDASRNYEANTTVLNTAKQLALRALEIGKA; this is translated from the coding sequence ATGAGCTTTTTTAACATAATGGGTGTATCCGCAACAGGAATGAGCGCACAGAGGATAAGGATCTCAACCATATCCGCAAACCTTGCCAATGCGCAGACCACCAAAACAGCCGAAGGCGGGCCTTATAAGCGTAAAGACGTTGTTTTTCAGACTCTTATGGAAGGCGAGAACAGAGGCGGGGTTAAGGTTGACCGTGTGGTGACCGACCAGAAAGCGCCCCTTCTTAAATATGAGCCGGAGCATCCGGACGCAAACGAAGAGGGCTACGTTGCCTACCCCAATGTGAACCCCATTGAGGAGATGGTGAACATGCTGGATGCCTCCAGAAACTATGAGGCGAACACAACGGTTCTCAACACGGCAAAACAGCTTGCGCTGAGAGCACTTGAAATAGGTAAAGCATAG
- the flgB gene encoding flagellar basal body rod protein FlgB, whose product MDGIFTRMGVDKLALALNTASVKNDVIAENIANVDTPGYKAKDLKFFNVMNEYLGNGKKLPLARTDEKHLPTAMSKIDPSEYVYDQNNPSVRNDGNDVNQDYEMSQMAENSIRYQMFSQMTAGKFTKLKEILQSR is encoded by the coding sequence ATGGACGGTATCTTCACAAGAATGGGAGTCGACAAACTGGCACTTGCGCTGAACACCGCATCGGTAAAAAACGATGTGATAGCCGAAAACATTGCCAACGTTGACACTCCCGGATACAAAGCGAAAGACCTGAAGTTTTTTAACGTCATGAACGAATATCTTGGAAACGGGAAAAAATTACCCCTCGCCAGAACAGACGAGAAACATCTTCCCACGGCCATGAGCAAAATTGACCCCTCCGAATATGTTTACGATCAGAACAACCCCTCTGTCCGCAACGACGGAAACGACGTAAATCAGGACTACGAGATGAGCCAGATGGCGGAAAACAGCATTCGCTATCAGATGTTTTCCCAGATGACAGCGGGCAAGTTCACCAAGCTGAAAGAAATTCTCCAGAGCAGATAA
- a CDS encoding AAA family ATPase, producing MKTLYVIAGANGSGKTTFARKYCAAKDIPFLNADDIAAEYQRGGFGTRNLAAGKELLRHLSGYVHSGKTVAFETTLSGLAYARRLNEAKGMGYRIVLFYLFVDSPDVSIERIQGRVKAGGHYIPDEVVRTRTRKSICNFFRVYETLADLWFMYYNGGMEPLKVAEKLGSVSQVFDTRRYEMLKVRCEK from the coding sequence ATGAAGACTCTCTATGTGATAGCGGGGGCGAACGGTTCAGGCAAGACCACATTTGCCAGAAAATACTGTGCTGCGAAAGATATACCATTTCTTAATGCCGACGATATCGCTGCGGAATATCAGCGTGGCGGTTTCGGAACCAGAAATCTGGCGGCGGGAAAAGAGCTGCTCAGGCATCTTTCGGGCTACGTTCATTCGGGTAAGACCGTTGCTTTTGAGACCACCCTTTCGGGACTTGCTTATGCCAGAAGACTGAACGAGGCGAAGGGGATGGGATACAGAATTGTCCTTTTCTATCTGTTTGTTGACAGTCCGGATGTTTCCATCGAAAGGATACAGGGGCGTGTGAAGGCCGGCGGACACTACATTCCCGACGAAGTGGTGAGAACCAGAACCCGTAAGAGCATCTGTAATTTCTTCAGGGTGTACGAAACTCTGGCGGATCTCTGGTTTATGTACTATAATGGCGGTATGGAACCACTGAAGGTGGCTGAAAAACTTGGCAGTGTTTCGCAGGTTTTCGATACCAGACGCTACGAAATGCTAAAGGTGAGATGTGAAAAATAG
- a CDS encoding sigma-54-dependent transcriptional regulator produces the protein MDLSSKKILIVDDDDNMREAMVETVRRMGVSVDYATDGQEGFEKASRLPYDLIISDMRMPVVDGMGMLNLLTGSGVTAPVCFVTAFGTVNNAVDALKLGAFDYILKPFAPEVIEELVRRVLELEDVAPSSKRKKNTAIFRSAFMAQLFSLARDVAASEATVLITGESGTGKEVFARYIHENSNRKNGPFVAVNCAALPDNLIESELFGYEKGAFTGAVNRKPGKFELADGGTILLDELGEIPLHLQAKLLRVLQEKEIERLGGTKPVRINVRILATTNRDLKKEVEANNFREDLYYRLNVISIELPPLRDRKDDIMELVSFFIEKYCQINGKNQCRLADDAKNALLNYDWPGNVRELEHTIERAVVLCRDDVINEKNLFLHGITINQFLLDKQEISAASGDCQTAEPVSVQAEKPAAGLTLGGTIADMERELILNTLKQTDGNRTRAAELLGITVRTLRNKLNEYREMGIDVSGD, from the coding sequence ATGGATTTATCATCTAAAAAGATCCTGATTGTTGATGATGACGACAACATGCGTGAGGCCATGGTTGAGACCGTCCGCAGGATGGGCGTTTCCGTGGACTATGCAACCGACGGGCAGGAGGGTTTTGAAAAGGCCTCAAGACTGCCGTATGACCTGATAATCAGCGATATGAGGATGCCAGTTGTGGACGGAATGGGTATGCTGAATCTTCTGACCGGTTCCGGCGTGACCGCTCCCGTCTGCTTTGTTACTGCCTTCGGAACCGTTAATAATGCTGTTGACGCCCTTAAACTGGGGGCTTTTGACTATATACTGAAACCCTTTGCGCCGGAGGTCATAGAGGAACTGGTGCGCAGGGTGCTTGAGCTGGAGGACGTGGCTCCTTCATCCAAACGGAAAAAGAATACCGCAATATTCCGCAGTGCCTTCATGGCACAGCTTTTTTCACTGGCAAGGGATGTCGCCGCAAGCGAGGCCACAGTGCTTATCACCGGAGAATCCGGTACGGGTAAGGAGGTCTTTGCCCGCTATATCCACGAAAACTCAAACCGAAAGAACGGCCCTTTTGTGGCGGTCAACTGTGCGGCACTGCCCGATAATCTTATCGAATCAGAACTTTTCGGCTACGAGAAGGGAGCTTTCACAGGAGCTGTGAACCGCAAGCCGGGCAAGTTTGAACTGGCGGACGGCGGAACAATACTCCTTGACGAACTGGGAGAGATACCCCTTCATCTTCAGGCAAAACTGCTTCGTGTTCTTCAGGAAAAAGAGATAGAGAGGCTGGGCGGTACAAAGCCTGTGCGCATCAACGTGCGTATTCTGGCAACCACCAACAGGGATCTTAAAAAAGAGGTGGAGGCCAATAACTTCCGTGAAGACCTCTACTACCGTCTGAATGTGATATCAATCGAGCTTCCGCCCCTGCGTGACCGCAAGGACGACATCATGGAACTTGTTTCATTCTTCATAGAAAAATACTGTCAGATAAACGGAAAGAATCAGTGCAGGCTTGCGGACGATGCAAAAAACGCACTGCTGAACTACGACTGGCCGGGCAACGTCCGTGAACTGGAGCACACCATCGAGCGTGCCGTGGTTCTCTGCCGTGATGACGTTATAAACGAAAAAAATCTTTTCCTTCATGGGATAACTATAAATCAGTTTCTGCTGGATAAACAGGAAATCTCAGCCGCATCAGGAGATTGCCAGACAGCAGAGCCGGTTTCCGTGCAGGCGGAAAAGCCTGCGGCGGGGCTTACTCTCGGCGGTACAATCGCCGATATGGAGCGTGAGCTGATCCTTAACACCCTTAAGCAGACCGACGGCAACAGAACCCGTGCGGCGGAGCTTTTGGGTATTACCGTGCGCACCCTGCGCAACAAGCTGAACGAATACCGTGAGATGGGAATCGACGTTTCGGGCGACTGA